In Balaenoptera acutorostrata chromosome 19, mBalAcu1.1, whole genome shotgun sequence, the following proteins share a genomic window:
- the ZSCAN4 gene encoding zinc finger and SCAN domain-containing protein 4, translated as MALDLRISFQDEPSRKDPGSDNLELKPSQGSAIQEGEGISEFRSTQLSLFQNSNNSCARQELQRLYKLFHSWLQPEKHSKDEIISRLVLEQFMINGRCGDRSTLQEKWNASGRNLEKFMEDLTDDGMKPPGLVHVHMQGQEALFCENMPLREVIVHFTKQLSTGTPARENMGTPFWTPQDTSLETRQKSEGKENGGNISLKTCQVNDRIASPNNQIPFLLIIQEENSPRPEEGGVCLENPLSSRRAGPGPSRSQEGSLKGPSYQDVLVEVEPEFLFKPDQVTLEPVSTHQNTEGNSARGEHQERFHGAPKVYKCETCPKIFRYSSRLKVHQKRHNNERTYICAECGKGFFQASDLHVHQRIHAGEKPFMCSMCEMAFSHKTNLRAHERIHTGEKPYVCSLCQRRFRQSSTYHRHLRFHQKIALKSVPSTLNASLAMAPM; from the exons ATGGCTTTAGACCTCAGAATCTCCTTTCAAGATGAACCATCCAGGAAGGATCCTGGGTCAGATAATCTAGAGCTTAAACCCAGCCAAGGATCTGCCatccaggagggagaggggatcTCTGAGTTCCGGAGCACTCAGCTCAGCTTATTTCAAAACAGCAATAACTCATGTGCAAGGCAGGAGCTGCAAAGACTCTATAAATTATTTCACTCATGGCTGCAACCAGAAAAACACAGCAAGGATGAAATAATTTCTCGTTTGGTCCTGGAACAGTTTATGATCAATGGCCGCTGCGGTGACAGGTCCACTTTACAAGAGAAATGGAATGCAAGCGGCAGAAACCTGGAGAAATTCATGGAAGATCTGACCGATGATGGCATGAAGCCACCTGGCTTA GTCCACGTCCACATGCAGGGACAGGAAGCCCTCTTTTGTGAGAATATGCCCTTAAGAGAAGTCATTGTTCACTTCACAAAACAGTTGTCGACAGGAACTCCAGCAAGAGAGAACATGGGGACACCTTTCTGGACTCCTCAAGATACTTCCCTGGAAACAAGACAAA AAAGTGAAGGTAAAGAAAATGGTGGCaacatttctttgaaaacatgTCAAGTAAATGACCGTATTGCTAGTCCAAACAATCAAATACCTTTCCTACTCATTATCCAAGAAGAGAACAGTCCGAGGCCTGAAGAAGGAGGTGTTTGTTTGGAGAATCCACTCAGCTCCAGAAGAGCAGGTCCAGGCCCCTCCAGGTCCCAGGAAGGGTCCCTGAAAGGACCCTCCTATCAAGATGTCCTTGTGGAGGTGGAACCAGAGTTTCTCTTCAAGCCAGACCAGGTCACCCTTGAGCCTGTTTCTACCCACCAGAACACTGAGGGGAACTCTGCACGTGGGGAACACCAAGAAAGATTCCACGGAGCCCCAAAAGTATACAAATGTGAGACGTGTCCCAAGATCTTTAGGTATTCCTCTCGGTTAAAAGTTCACCAGAAAAGACACAATAATGAGAGGACATATATTTGTGCCGAGTGTGGCAAAGGCTTCTTCCAGGCATCAGACCTACATGTGCATCAGAGGATTCATGCAGGAGAGAAGCCTTTCATGTGCAGCATGTGTGAAATGGCCTTCAGCCACAAAACCAACCTTCGGGCTCACGAGAGAATCCACACGGGAGAGAAGCCCTATGTATGTTCCCTTTGCCAGAGACGCTTCCGCCAGTCCTCCACCTACCACCGCCACCTTAGGTTTCACCAGAAAATTGCCCTCAAAAGTGTTCCCTCCACGTTAAATGCTTCCTTGGCTATGGCCCCAATGTGA